The genomic stretch aattataatagttgggcctcaaccatcaccttaaggttttggttgagatggttcatctattaTTATTCAGGTAATAGGTAAAAGAGCTTGTTTAAAGAAGACGAGGTTAAAAGATAATTGTTTTTGGATTATTGAAAGGTGAGATCATTCTTGGAAGATGGCTTAAAGGTTGGATTATTCCCGTCAATTTCTCCTTTTAAATATAGAAAATATGAAGCGTACTAGTAAACTGAAATCGATAGCGAAATCCCGCCGGTAGGCGTTGTATATCATATGTCCACCGGCAGGCGGCGGAATATCGTGTTTTAGGCCTCAAGAGTCTCAGACTCTTATACCATGATAAGATTATAGAGGGGAGAGTATTTCATAAATCTTGTATTATTGAGTTATGATTCTTATGATAACAATACATGTATTTATAGTACCGAAATCTGAACCCTAAAACCTAGGTGATAGCCggccctaatgggcctaatatcctaatagtTGAGCTCTTTtaacacgaacccgacacaaaTAACCCATTTTTATAAAAGTttcttaatatatatatatataatggatGATTCAATTAGTGTATGCTTGGTGTTGCAGCAAGAACGTAGCATCCGCGTTTTCATCACTGCAGTACAAACATGGATGCTGAGTGTCTTCCAAAAATTTCCTGGTCACCATGACGAGTCGCCTATTACTGATGACCTGACCTGAATTTTCCAACACGGTCATAACCGCATGGCTAAACATCCCATGGGGAGGCTTGATACCAGAACCATCCACTGCCAACTCATTATTTTGGCAGGCACTAAGTAAAACTCCATTATCGTAAGCTTCGCCATTGCTACGGTGAAACCCAAGCCGAAAGCTAGGCTGAAAGCTTAGGCTAGCTTCGTCCCTGAAATATAGTGTCATGAAATCTCCGATGTTTAGATTATAAAGACCCGTGTTTTGCTGGAACATGTTTTCGATGTCCTCGATGGGGATGCACTTGCGCTTATAAGAGTTTGTTACGGCCTTTGGTGGATTTGCAGACGGTCCGATTTGCTCTTTTTCTTGGTAGATTAAGCCTCCACTATGACATGAATCCGTTAGGATTGTGAAGGTTGCTTTATGATGTATCATGTTTACTAGCTGCCTAAAGTCCATAtctgaaaagaaagaagatgatTTTGCAATCATACACTAAAATATAATTATATACATAAATATATAGAAATAAAATTCGGAAAATCCACAAGCTGTCTTTGAGGTTTGCCGTTTTGTAGAAATTCCCAAAATTTTGATCCGAAAAACTTTAAGAAGCCATAATTCGTGTTTACGAGATCAGAAtgtaacgttttttttttcaaatcgaccGTCTTTTCGAAAACtacgatttggaaaaaaaatagtCGATTTGTATCCCGTGGTTAGGAGTTTTTATAAGTCAAAATTTTTTtaaccgaacaaactttgagtgaccatatctcttggtcacgaattccaaactcgaATTTGTTTTTCAAATGGTAGTTATCAAAAAGACgatttatttgaaaaaaaatcgtCACATTCCGatctcgtaaacacgagttatgacctcttaAATTTTCCTGGATCAAAATtttgggtatttcgtgcaaaATGGCAAACCTCAAGGACACAATGTGCATTTTCCAAATATAATTTGTCACAATCGAGTGTTGCGCACATAAAAaatacggaaaattcacgtggtactcCTGAAGTATGTCATTTTGTACGTGGTATCCAACCTTTTAAGTTGGTGCACATaataaccttgaactttgattttTTAGTACAACATGTTCTTTCTATCGTTCTTAAAAtcttcaattgagcataaatcataaACTAGAATCCGGAAttggccaatttttttttttttttttttaaaaaaaaaaaattgattaccTCTTCGAGATCTATAATTTGATAAAACAAAAAATTgtcattcggaaatttaagatcaAAGTTATGGTCGATTTTAGGATTTCGAGAGAAAAAACCCGAGAAATGTACGTCGAAATTTTTTGTTTCCCTCTAATCGTAGATTATGAGAAAATGTGTGTAGAACAAAAAATTGGTCTATTTTCGAATTGCGGTGCACGGGTTATGTAGAATTGAAGTTTGTTAGAGCGACAAAAAGGACATGTTGTGCATAAAAATCAAACGTGAAGGGTAACATATATACAAACTTATAATACTGGGTACTATGTGCAAAGTGGCAAAGTttaagggtaccacgtgaattttccgtaaaaaaatatatttcaatttacGTGGTACCCTTAAACTTTGTCATTTTTCATGTGTTATCCAACCTTTTCAGTTTCTGCATATAGTACTCTTAAGGTTTGATTTTCAAGAACAACATGAATATGGAGGATTATCTAGAATGAGAGGGAGTATTAAGTTTTTTTAGCAATGATGATCGGTGTGCAATAAAAAAAACCATTCAGGTCAAGTTATATTGGGCGGCTCAAGTTCAGATCCTCAATTTCGGTCGAGTCGGGTCGAATTGGGTACGAATCTAGTTATTCAGGTCAGATTAGTCGGACAGGGTCAATTTTGTCTGGTCTATTTTATGTGTTTGATTAATGTGTTTTCCTTTGCACCAAAATTAATGTGTTTCCCTAGTTCTTGATCTTTGTTTACGGGTTTGAGGAATGATATCGAGTTAGGTATTAGGATCGTTGTAAAAAAACAGCTTGATTGAGTAATGTAGGTGGCAATGTAGATGGAATATGACTTGACCTGAGGATAGGATCCTCTCTAGTAATTGGAGAGGATCGAGTAATTTTTGTAAGAGAGGAAGGAGGGATTAGATAGGTTCTAAAGTTACCATCTTACCCCTCTTTCATGTGTTAAATAAGCTAGTGATAGGATCTCAAGATTCTCAACACATTGTACTGTGTTGTggaattttgaaaatgttttgaaattttttttaattagtgTTTTTTTCGGTGATTTTTAATTAATAAGTGTTTTGACTAAGTATTTATTGACTACGTTTATGATCTTTAAAGTAATATTTTAGAACACTATTTTCACTTTTTTAAGGAAAGATTTTGAAGAATACTTTTCTTAAATGATTTTGAAGAATATGAGAACAATATTTCAATcaataagtcttgcttgtgacgggtcggatcttgcgacgggtattttgtgagtggaaatgggtagaggggacaaggtgggcacccaccccatgtgctccttctctcacccctatgggttttttgtgagacaatatggtacccgtctcttgtttgtgacggatgccctccgtcacaaataagaatcacaaattcttgtttgtgacggtacatatccgtcactcttgagtgacgg from Silene latifolia isolate original U9 population chromosome 5, ASM4854445v1, whole genome shotgun sequence encodes the following:
- the LOC141654889 gene encoding metacaspase-9-like yields the protein MDFRQLVNMIHHKATFTILTDSCHSGGLIYQEKEQIGPSANPPKAVTNSYKRKCIPIEDIENMFQQNTGLYNLNIGDFMTLYFRDEASLSFQPSFRLGFHRSNGEAYDNGVLLSACQNNELAVDGSGIKPPHGMFSHAVMTVLENSGQVISNRRLVMVTRKFLEDTQHPCLYCSDENADATFLLQHQAYTN